A region of the Ktedonobacteraceae bacterium genome:
TGTGTGGCCTAACTGCTCTATTTTGTGCTGAAACTTGCGGCGCACCTCGTCTGGAAACGTCGTTGGATCCGCTTCTACCAGCGTCTGGACGGGCAGTGCCGTCGCTGTCATCTCGAAGAGTACCAGGCTGTTCCCGCTGACGAGTATGCCATCGCAACAGCGGGGTGGCTTTCCTCTCCTTATCGCCTGCTGCATCCGGGGCGATGCCTGAAGAATTGATGCCTCGTCAAAAAAACGCTCCGGCTGCACGGCGACATAGACGCGGGTGAGGAGATCTGTGATGTAGTCCTGAAACAGTTCGCCGACATATTTGGTGAAGGCCGGTACACCCTTCTTCGCATCAGCCACGCGAAAAGATTCGTGCAGAAGCCAATACGCGCCGACAGACATCTTATCGTACAGGAAGGACAGGGCGATCGGAATGGCTGAGCCATTACTCAGTCGAAACAACGGGTAGAGTTGAAACGGGAGATAGCTCAAATGCTCGACCGGCTGATCGCCCCTGTCATACCAGATCGCCTGAAACTCCTCCGCATTCCGTGCAAACAATTGCTGACAACGTGTCAGGAACTGCGGATCGCGAACTTGCGTTTCGAAGAGGCGAACGCGATGTAGAAAATCATTCTGCTGGAGATCATGAACACTCGCTGCTCCAAAGAACGGTCCCTGGTAGAGAAGCGCAAAGGCCATATACTCTTCAAGCGAGATATGTGCCTGCCTCAGGAAGGCAGCATCAAGATCGCATGTGGCCTGCGCCTTCTTGCGCGAACGAGTCACGAACATATCGAAGTAGCGCGCCAGCTGATAGCGGGGTTGTCCGCTAAGAGCGATTGCCTGACGGCGTGAAGCAAGGGTAATCAGAAGCTCCTGTGGCGTGGTCGGCTGCTGCCCATAGTTGAAGAGATCATTAATACCCAGTAAGAGTTCTCCAATGAGTTCGAGTGGAGTACCCTCTGATGGACCGGGCTGTCCGTGAAGAAATGCCAAGCGAGCAGCCAGCAGAAGCTGTTCATGATGCACAATCGCATCGCCTCGGCCTGACCTAATAAGGAGTTCGATCCGTCGCGCCAGCCAGGGCACACTCAGCCGCTGGGCCAAATCAGCGTGTTGTTGGCGGATCACCTCAACCCGTGAGGGCGTATTCGTCGTAATGATACTAATCATGCTAATAGCGATGAGAATCGATTCCGTCCGCAGCGAGGATAGAAGTTCTACGAGACGCTCGTAGGGCATAGCATTCCCGGTGACATCGCGCCAACCCAAATAGACGAGCACTCCAGAACGGCGCATGTGGACCTGGTGCTCCCAGAAACTCTCAGGGAGCCAGAGACGAGTAAGTGGGTCAATCACTGTCAAATCCTCATTTCAATACCATCATTTTACTCAACTTAACACCCTCTATGGTTAGAGTGTTCAGCCAGCTTGTGCCGGCTAGTCAACCTCTCAAATACCGCCATAAGCTCTTTCAGCGACCAGTCACTAGAGGAGACATGCCTATTTCCATTAGTCCTTGTCGGCTCGCTTCACTGAATATCCAGGCAAATATTATGACAGAAGACTTCATCCAAACTCATCATCAACTGATTCTTCAGTCAGTGCTTGAAACATAATATCAACTTCTTCCCGTTTTTTGACGGTATTTCTACTATATTCCTCACGCGTGGCATAGGTGCTGAGCAGCCGCTTCACAAAAAGAGGATACAGGTCAACATCACGAGCAAACTGCTGATAGTTGATATTCGGAGTGCCTTTCCCATACACTATCTCTGCCATTTGCTGTAAGGCGCGCGGTTTTTCCACTTGCAGAGAAATGGGTTCTCTCGTCCTCCATCCGTGTTCAGTCAATTGCTTAAACAAATATCTGTATTGGCGTTCCGTTATGATCTTGAGATCATAGGCACGCCGAATGAGCATTTGAATCGACACCCCCCAAACGGGCTTAAGCCTGGACAAGCTCGTTAAGGTCACAGGGGTTGTGATCTCTTCACGTATAGCTTGTTCGGGAAGCAAAAGCTCAGCAGCAAACCTGTACGCTTCATCTTCCATCTCGCGCGCTGTTCCCCTGACTGCTTGATGCATCACTAAATGACCAAGTTCGTGAGCCAGAGTAGATCGAAGTCGATCACCGGGTGTCTCACCTGAGAGGACAATCAGCGGTTTCTTCATCTCAAAAGCTGTTTGTGGTGAGGGGACATTCGCCCACAATGAGAAGGCATCGCAGGTAGCAAAATGCGCTGGCAATGCTAAAACAGACGCGCCACTCTGCTCGACGGCTTTTACCAAATGAGGAATAGGGACATCGAAAGAGAGACCAAGCGCATTGCGTGTGTATTGAGCCGCTGCAACAATGTCAACTTGTTCATCCGAGAGTTGAGGCAGCCGCATAACAACCTTGTTTCTCACTCGTTTTAATAAAGCGGTTAGCACTTCAAATTCGAGTTGACCTAATCGATGTACCTCATCTCTATCGGCTGCTGCCATATTCACGTGTGAACGGAAGAGCAATGATCCGAGTGGAAAGTTAGGAGGATCTTCTCGCCCAAAAAAGGGCAGTGGGAACCCTAACCGTGATGCTATCGCTTCAAGCAGCGCATCTGACGGCATGAGGCGCCCGCTTTCAATCTGGGCAATCGTTGATTGCGTGATTTCAAGAGACTCGGCTAACTCGCTCTGAGTGAGTCGCATCAGCTCACGCGCCTGTCGGATGCGATACCCGTTAATCATTATCCCTCTTCTTGAAGGTCGTCGTTGTCCTCTTCTAGAGGTTCGATGTCCAAATCACCCAATTCTTCAAAAGCGGCCTGGTAAGTCGTCGCTATATCAGCTTGTTCAGCGGGGTGAGGAATTTCTGCCCGCCATTTCATCACATTTGGTGAAAGTGGATAAACAAGTGATAAGCCCTTAAAGTCGCCAATATTGTTGGCTTTCCACAAGAGCAAAAGGCAATGCACATCGCTAAATTCTGAGGGAAGTAACAGTTGCGGGTGCTGTCGATAAAATTGACCTAGCGCCACTGAACGCCCTGGAGAGGGCACTTCCCCATTTAACGCTTTCCGGACTCGAATGGCGTATTCCTTGAACGTTAATTGCAGGCCGGCGTTGGCGAGATTCCTCGGTTCAAACTCCGTTTTCAAGTGATGTCCATCAAGAGCGTTCTTTGCCCAATTACGAACGAGGTCGGCATGTAACCAGGGATTGTAAGGAAACTTCTGGGTTTCAAAGTAACTCTTGGCATGGTCGGTACCAGATTCGAAAACATCGTAAAATGTGGGAAAGAGGTTGGATAAGGTTGCGAGAGCCTCGCACATCGGTGGAACGTCTTTAGCCTTCACTACAAATTCTCCTTAAAAGGACGGTCAAATTCTTACTTATAAAATTATCAGAAAAATGACAAAGCTGCAAGAGAGGTAATCGGGCTAGTACATTTGTCTGTCCGCTTATGAAGAGGCGTTGAAAGGTATTCTTGTTCCTCTGCTGCCAATCCATTTTTAGGCAGACCGCCGACTTTTTAGGCAAACGGCATTATTTGGGCAAAGCCTACTGGAGCAATAAGTTCCTCCGAAAATCGCCCGAAGAGGTTACTAATACACGAAATATGCATATTTTCATCCGCTTTCAGGTCGCACCGCGACAGAGCGCTTTCGCCCATTATAAACGATCGTCCTTCGCTAGGCAAACCTCAACTTTTACCAACGGCAAGTAAGAGCGGGAAATCGCTTTTTCCCGCTGTTCTATGGTATACTTCGACCATGAGTTACGCACAAGCAAAGCCCAAATAACCCGGTGTAACTTGTAAAAATAACAGCGGGAAATATTTATCGGC
Encoded here:
- a CDS encoding XRE family transcriptional regulator; protein product: MINGYRIRQARELMRLTQSELAESLEITQSTIAQIESGRLMPSDALLEAIASRLGFPLPFFGREDPPNFPLGSLLFRSHVNMAAADRDEVHRLGQLEFEVLTALLKRVRNKVVMRLPQLSDEQVDIVAAAQYTRNALGLSFDVPIPHLVKAVEQSGASVLALPAHFATCDAFSLWANVPSPQTAFEMKKPLIVLSGETPGDRLRSTLAHELGHLVMHQAVRGTAREMEDEAYRFAAELLLPEQAIREEITTPVTLTSLSRLKPVWGVSIQMLIRRAYDLKIITERQYRYLFKQLTEHGWRTREPISLQVEKPRALQQMAEIVYGKGTPNINYQQFARDVDLYPLFVKRLLSTYATREEYSRNTVKKREEVDIMFQALTEESVDDEFG